Within Pseudomonas brassicacearum, the genomic segment ACATTCAATATGAATTGCCCGAAGGCCAGCGTGCCGATGCGTTCGAAAAGCTCGCCGTCCAGGCCTCGGCGTTCAAGCAGGAGCGCCAGTCGGTGGCCGAAGCGTGGATCTGGTCCGGCATCGTCAACAGCAGTTGGGCCGGCGCCAAGGGTGGGATCGGCGCGCTGGGCAAGGTCAAGGATGCCAAGGGTGACCTGGAAAAAGCCCTGACCCTGGACCCCAAGGCCCTGCAAGGCTCGGCCTACACCAGCCTCGGCGCACTCTACGACCGAGTGCCGGGCTGGCCCCTGGGATTCGGCGACTCGGACAAGGCCGAGCAATTGCTCCAGCAGGCTTTGCAACTCAACCCCAACGGCATCGACAGCCTGTACTTTTGGGGCGATCAC encodes:
- a CDS encoding tetratricopeptide repeat protein, which codes for MKKILAYLLIGTLSQSVWALEAADQQRLSDIQQRWAHIQYELPEGQRADAFEKLAVQASAFKQERQSVAEAWIWSGIVNSSWAGAKGGIGALGKVKDAKGDLEKALTLDPKALQGSAYTSLGALYDRVPGWPLGFGDSDKAEQLLQQALQLNPNGIDSLYFWGDHLYRQKRYGEAKAALQKALQAAPRPGRETADAGRRKEIDALLVNVNKQLN